GACCCGGTCGAGCGCCTCAAGGCCTGCATGGAAAAGAACATCCTCCTGGTGACCCGCGGGTGGAGCAAGGAGGTCACCGTCATCCTCCACGAGCACACCACGCTCACCGGTGAGGCGCGCGGGCAGATCAACGCGCGCAAGAAGCGCTACGTCCGCTTCCTCGAGTCCTCGTTCGCCGAGGCGGTGCGCGAGGGACGCATCAGGCCGGTCAATCCCAAGGTGGCGGCCTTTGCCTTCCTCGGCATGGTCCTCTGGATCTACAAGTGGTTCCGCCCCGACGGGGCCGTCGGCGAAGAGGAGCTGGCGCGCGAGATGCAGGACCTCTTCTTCGGCGGGCTGGAGCTCCACCGCGGCGGCGCGCGGCGCGCCGGCAAGGACAGGAAGCGCCGATGAGGCCCGGGCGCGCCGTCGGCATCCTCGGATACGGGGCGTACGTGCCGCGCTTTCGCATCCGCACGCGGGACATCGCCGCGGTGTGGCGCGCGACGGGTGGGGCGGCACCGCCGGTGGCCGAGAAGTCGGTCCCCGGGCCCGACGAGGACGTGGTGACGATGGCGATCGAGGCGGGGCGCACGGCGCTCGCGCGCGCGGGGGGCGATCCGGCGTCGGTCGGCGCCGTCTGGGTCGGGAGCGAATCGAAGCCATATGCCGTGAAACCCTCCGCCACGATCGTGGCCGAGGCGCTCGGCGTCACCCCGCACGTGGTCGCCGCCGATATGGAGTTCGCCTGCAAGGCGGGCAGCGAGGCGATGCAGGCCGCCGTCGCCTTCGTCGGCTCCGGCATGGTCGCCGCCGCGCTCGCGATCGGCATGGACACGGCGCAGGCGCGGCCCGGAGACGCGCTCGAGTACACTGCCGGCTCGGGCGGCGCCGCCTTCCTCTTCGGTGCCGCCGAAGACGCGCTCGCGGTGGTCGAGGCGTCGGTCTCGCACGTCAGCGACACGCCGGACTTCTTCCGCCGCGAAGGCGCCCCCTACCCGGAGCACGGGGCTCGATTCACGGGGGAGCCCGCGTACTTCCGTCACACCCTGGCAGCGTCCCGCCGCCTGCTCGAGGAGGTGGGACGCGCGCCGCGCGACTACGCGCACGCGGTCTTCCACCAGCCGGTCCCGAAGTTCGTGGAGAGAGTCGCGCGCGAGCTCGGCTTCCGCGACGAGCAGGTGCAGGCGGGGCTGGTGGCGCCCCGCGTGGGGAACGCGTACGCGGGCTCCTCGCTGCTCGGTCTCGCCGCCGTGCTCGACGTCGCGCGGCCGGGCGAGCGCGTCTTCTTCTGCTCGTACGGTTCGGGGGCCGGGAGCGACGCCTTCTCGTTCGCCGTGAGCGAGCGCATCGTGGCCCGCCGGAGCGGGCCCGCCGTGCGCGATTATCTCGGCCGCCGGCGCGCGGTCGAGGGCTACGGCCGCTATCTGCGGCTGCGGGGAAAGATCCGCGCCTCGTGAGAGACGTCTTCATCATCGGCGTGGGACAGACGCCGGTCGGGGAGCTCTGGGACCGGGGGCTCAGGGAGCTCGGCGCCGCCGCCATCCACGACGCGCTCGCCGACGCCTGCCTCGAGCGGGTGGAGGCAGTCTATGTCGGCAACATGCTGGGTTGCCTGAACGGCCAGGCGAACCTCGCGGCGCTGCTGGCCGATGCGGCGGGGCTCCTCCCCGCCGAAGCGTGGCGGGTCGAGGCGGCCTGCGCCTCGGGCGGCGCCGCCGTGCGGGCGGCGGCCCTCGCGGTCGCATCCGGGGCGCACGACGTGGCGCTGGCGGTGGGCGTCGAGAAGATGACCGACGGCGCGCCGGAGCAAGTCACCGCCGGTCTCGCCACGGCCGCCGATCAGGACTACGAGGCGAGCCACGGCCTCGGCTTCACGGCGCTCTCGGCCCTCCTCATGCGACGCTACATGGAGGAGACGGGCCAGGGGCGCGAGGCCTTCGCGCCCTTCGCGGTGACGGCGCACCGCAACGCCACGGCCAACCCGTGCGCCATGTTCCGCGAGCCGATCACGGCCGAGGCGTTCGCGCGCTGTCCCGTGGTGGCCGCGCCCATCGGCGTCCTCGACGCGGCCCCGATCTGCGACGGCGCCGCCGCCGTCGTGGTGTGCAGCCGGGAATTCCTCGGCCCGCGTCATCGCCCCGTGCGGATCGCGGCCTCGGCCGTCGCAACCGACACGATCACCCTCGCCGCGCGCGACGACATCCTGACGCTCGGCGCGGCGGCACGGTCGGCAAGGGCCGCATACCACGCCGCCGGCATCCGGCCGGTGGACGTGGATCTCTTCGAGGCCCACGACGCCTTCACGATCATCACGGCGCTGTCGCTCGAGGCCTGCGGGTTCGCGCCGCGCGGACAGGCGCTCCGGCTCGCTGCCGAAGGCCGCTTCGGGCCCGGCGGCCGGACCCCCATCTCGACCTGCGGCGGTCTGAAGGCCCGCGGGCACCCGGTCGGGGCGAGCGGCACCTACCAGGTCGTCGAGGCCGTCGTTCAGCTCCGGGGCGAGGCGGGGGTGAACCAGGTGAAGGGCGCGCGGCGCGCGCTCACCCAGTCGATCGGCGGCCACGGGTCCGTCGCCGTGACCCACGTCCTGGAGGCCTGACGCGTGGACCTCGCCCGCTACCACCGCCTGCGCGCCGCGTACTACCGCCTCGAGGGGCAGCGCTGTCTCGCGTGCGAGACGGTCCAGTTTCCCTCGCGACCCGCATGCCGCCGCTGCCGCGCGCGAGCCCTCGAGCCGTACCGGCTGTCGGGCCGCGGCGCGGTCCATTCCTACGCCGAGGTGGCGCAGGCGCCGCGCGGCTTCTCGGCCCCGTATCTGGTCGCGCTCGTCGCGCTCGAGGAGGGGCCGCGCGTGGCGGCGCAGCTCACCGACGTCGACGCCGGCGACGTCACGATCGGCATGCCCGTCGAGATGGTCACCCGCCGCATCCAGGAGCGCGGGCCGCACGGCTACCTCGTGTACGGCTACAAGTTCCGTCCCGTCCTGAATGGCTAGTGCGGCATGATCTGGAGGCCGAGGAACACCTGTACGCCGCAGAGGAGCAACGCGGCCGCGCCGAGCCACGGGTGAATCGCTCGCGCGCGGCCGTCGACGGGGATCCAGCGCGACACGAGCGCGGCCGCGGTGAAGAGGACGACGATCGCCGTGCCGACGGCGAAGTGGCCGCTCGCCGCGGGCGTGAGATCGTCGCGCAACGTCCATACGCTGGCGAGCCCTCCCGCCCAGCTGGCGACGACGAGGCCGTACACCCAC
Above is a window of Deltaproteobacteria bacterium DNA encoding:
- a CDS encoding TetR/AcrR family transcriptional regulator produces the protein MGHAAGAEKKLETPRDRHRRLMEVAARLICEKGYEGTSIQDIAAAGGLTKAGLYHHIRSKEHLLLEIMNYGMDVFEEAVLSQVMPIADPVERLKACMEKNILLVTRGWSKEVTVILHEHTTLTGEARGQINARKKRYVRFLESSFAEAVREGRIRPVNPKVAAFAFLGMVLWIYKWFRPDGAVGEEELAREMQDLFFGGLELHRGGARRAGKDRKRR
- a CDS encoding hydroxymethylglutaryl-CoA synthase, with amino-acid sequence MRPGRAVGILGYGAYVPRFRIRTRDIAAVWRATGGAAPPVAEKSVPGPDEDVVTMAIEAGRTALARAGGDPASVGAVWVGSESKPYAVKPSATIVAEALGVTPHVVAADMEFACKAGSEAMQAAVAFVGSGMVAAALAIGMDTAQARPGDALEYTAGSGGAAFLFGAAEDALAVVEASVSHVSDTPDFFRREGAPYPEHGARFTGEPAYFRHTLAASRRLLEEVGRAPRDYAHAVFHQPVPKFVERVARELGFRDEQVQAGLVAPRVGNAYAGSSLLGLAAVLDVARPGERVFFCSYGSGAGSDAFSFAVSERIVARRSGPAVRDYLGRRRAVEGYGRYLRLRGKIRAS
- a CDS encoding thiolase domain-containing protein encodes the protein MRDVFIIGVGQTPVGELWDRGLRELGAAAIHDALADACLERVEAVYVGNMLGCLNGQANLAALLADAAGLLPAEAWRVEAACASGGAAVRAAALAVASGAHDVALAVGVEKMTDGAPEQVTAGLATAADQDYEASHGLGFTALSALLMRRYMEETGQGREAFAPFAVTAHRNATANPCAMFREPITAEAFARCPVVAAPIGVLDAAPICDGAAAVVVCSREFLGPRHRPVRIAASAVATDTITLAARDDILTLGAAARSARAAYHAAGIRPVDVDLFEAHDAFTIITALSLEACGFAPRGQALRLAAEGRFGPGGRTPISTCGGLKARGHPVGASGTYQVVEAVVQLRGEAGVNQVKGARRALTQSIGGHGSVAVTHVLEA
- a CDS encoding DUF4079 family protein, with the protein product MLLGWAHPAAAAATILLAARGASLGLRGRPGHPRAERHRARHTALMPWVYGLVVASWAGGLASVWTLRDDLTPAASGHFAVGTAIVVLFTAAALVSRWIPVDGRARAIHPWLGAAALLLCGVQVFLGLQIMPH
- a CDS encoding Zn-ribbon domain-containing OB-fold protein → MDLARYHRLRAAYYRLEGQRCLACETVQFPSRPACRRCRARALEPYRLSGRGAVHSYAEVAQAPRGFSAPYLVALVALEEGPRVAAQLTDVDAGDVTIGMPVEMVTRRIQERGPHGYLVYGYKFRPVLNG